A genomic region of Acipenser ruthenus chromosome 9, fAciRut3.2 maternal haplotype, whole genome shotgun sequence contains the following coding sequences:
- the LOC117406369 gene encoding protein O-glucosyltransferase 1-like — MDAIRFLVVILVFEIFKFGFSESDARWKTYINKITEGVQNYQPCEQRNCSCYYRVLENDLLPFRGGVSQALLWDTVNRGVGTHYQVIKNKLYREGNCMFPARCSGVEHFILEVIDRLPDTELVINVRDYPQVPRWMKPIQPVFSFSKTSEYQDIMYPAWTFWEGGPAVWPIYPTGLGRWDLMRDDLEKAARNWPWGKKLHKGFFRGSRTSAERDPLILLSREDPELVDAEYTKNQAWKSEKDTLGRPPAKEVPLVDHCKYKYLFNFRGVAASFRLKHLFLCGSLVFHVGEEWLEFFYPQLKPWVHYIPVKQDLSDLGELLQFVKENDNFAQKIAKRGHQFILDNLRIEDVTCYWERLLTEYSKLLTYQPKKKNNYIQITRKQGKTEL, encoded by the exons ATGGATGCTATAAGGTTTCTGGTGGTTATTTTGGTGTTTGAGATTTTCAAGTTTGGTTTCAGCGAGTCAG ATGCGAGGTGGAAGACCTACATTAATAAAATCACTGAAGGTGTTCAGAACTATCAGCCCTGTGAACAACGCAACTGTAGCTGCTATTACAG AGTTTTGGAGAATGACCTCTTGCCTTTCCGAGGGGGGGTCTCTCAGGCTCTGCTTTGGGACACTGTTAATCGCGGGGTTGGTACACACTACCAAGTCATCAAGAACAAACTGTACCGGGAGGGTAACTGCATGTTTCCAGCCAG GTGTAGCGGAGTGGAGCATTTTATTTTGGAGGTGATTGACAGGTTGCCTGATACAGAGCTTGTGATCAATGTCCGGGATTATCCACAAGTGCCCAGATGGATGAAGCCGATCCAGCCAGTCTTCTCTTTTAGCAAG acATCTGAATACCAAGATATCATGTATCCAGCATGGACGTTTTGGGAAGGAGGCCCTGCAGTGTGGCCGATCTACCCCACTGGTTTAGGACGCTGGGATCTCATGAGAGATGATCTAGAAAA AGCTGCAAGAAATTGGCCTTGGGGGAAGAAGCTCCACAAGGGATTTTTCAGAGGATcaag AACAAGTGCAGAGAGAGACCCCCTTATTCTGTTATCAAGAGAGGATCCAGAACTGGTGGATGCTGAGTACACTAAAAACCAAGCCTGGAAGTCAGAAAAG GACACGCTTGGTAGGCCTCCAGCCAAAGAAGTCCCATTAGTAGACCACTGCAAATACAA GTACCTGTTTAATTTCCGAGGTGTGGCTGCCAGTTTCCGGTTGAAACATCTGTTTCTGTGTGGCTCGCTGGTTTTCCACGTGGGAGAGGAGTGGCTTGAATTCTTTTACCCACAGCTGAAACCGTGGGTCCATTACATACCTGTGAAACAAGATCTTTCTGATCTCGG GGAGCTGCTCCAGTTTGTGAAAGAAAATGATAACTTTGCACAGAAAATAGCCAAGAG GGGGCACCAATTTATATTAGATAATTTACGAATAGAGGATGTTACTTGCTATTGGGAGAGACTGCTGACAGAATACTCCAAACTCCTCACATATCAACCAAAAAAGAAGAATAACTACATCCAGATCACGCGAAAACAGGGGAAAACAGAACTGTGA
- the timmdc1 gene encoding complex I assembly factor TIMMDC1, mitochondrial: protein MMYPERTAAIKSGCQRSVKHPTGPFCTRVLWGFAPFPCVFAADSTVSDVPTENLGPLPRYIGKPELPEHGWERIKELFDRDEMQTYSEEVTNIVKSAVMAAAVGMMYGGLPAARAARERFIQQSQAEVFRHRVEAVRSAHNAAIRGFIRYGWRWSWRVAAFVTLFNSMSTGLSVYRDKYVLSHYSAAGAITGGLFRVNLGLGGMLAGTAIGAVLGIPAGVLMMAMQKAAGETLRERKRREQREMYELKLAEWSARLHVTEGLIDEMDSKIEENSTESDLETIEELLNLPRNQELPGDSGKK from the exons ATGATGTATCCAGAAAGGACGGCAGCAATTAAATCAGGATGTCAAAGATCAGTTAAACACCCAACGGGACCCTTCTGCACCAGAGTCCTCTGGGGTTTTGCCCCCTTCCCATGTGTCTTTGCAGCTGACAGCACGGTCTCAGATGTGCCCACAGAGAATCTGGGTCCGCTGCCACGATACATCGGCAAACCAGAGCTTCCAGAACACGGCTGGGAGCGGATTAAAGAGCTGTTTGATAGAGA TGAGATGCAGACTTATTCAGAGGAGGTCACCAACATTGTAAAGAGTGCAGTAATGGCAGCTGCAGTAGGGATGATGTACGGCGGGTTACCAGCTGCAAGAGCTGCCAGAGAACGTTTTATCCAGCAGAGCCAGGCAGAGGTGTTCCGGCACCGCGTAGAGGCTGTG AGGTCGGCACACAACGCTGCAATCCGAGGGTTCATACGGTACGGCTGGCGTTGGAGTTGGAGGGTGGCTGCTTTTGTCACATTGTTCAA TTCTATGAGCACTGGTCTGTCTGTGTACAGAGATAAGTACGTGCTTAGTCACTACTCTGCAGCAGGAG cCATTACAGGGGGATTGTTTAGAGTGAACTTGGGGTTAGGTGGCATGTTAGCCGGCACAGCCATCGGAGCAGTACTAGG TATTCCAGCTGGAGTGCTAATGATGGCAATGCAGAAGGCTGCTGGCGAAACCcttcgagagagaaagaggagggagcagagagagatGTATGAGCTGAAGCTTGCTGAATG GAGTGCCAGGCTTCATGTAACAGAAGGACTCATTGATGAAATGGACAGTAAAATAGAGGAGAATTCAACAGAGTCAGACCTGGAAACAATTGAGGAACTTTTAAACCTTCCAAGAAATCAAGAACTACCTGGGGACTCTGGCAAGAAATGA
- the LOC117405361 gene encoding potassium voltage-gated channel subfamily E member 2-like codes for MSDFANLTQTLEDAFKKVFTNYMNSWHMNETKAEKALSDRLAAENFNNVVWYLMVMIGMFSFIIVAILVSTVKSKRREHSDDPYHRYIEEDWTAKLKNQILIMENPMAN; via the coding sequence ATGTCAGATTTTGCTAATCTCACGCAGACCTTGGAAGATGCCTTTAAGAAGGTCTTTACCAACTACATGAACAGCTGGCACATGAATGAAACAAAGGCAGAGAAGGCCCTGAGCGACAGACTGGCAGCAGAGAATTTCAACAATGTTGTCTGGTACCTGATGGTCATGATTGGCATGTTTTCCTTCATCATTGTGGCAATCCTGGTGAGCACGGTGAAATCCAAACGGAGGGAGCATTCCGACGACCCTTACCACAGGTACATTGAGGAGGACTGGACTGCCAAGCTGAAGAATCAGATCTTGATCATGGAAAACCCAATGGCGAACTGA